The DNA sequence GGGTTTGGTTTTAGAGGATTATTTACACAAGACGACGCGATTAGGGCATAATATACACGTATATGCCGCCAAAAAAAATCATCCTCAATGGGTAATTTTTAAGGTTTGATCTCTCTTGAAATATTTGTATTAATCATCACTAAAAAttgatcatattattattataagtgGGACTCGTAATAGCGATATAAAGGTCTTAACAGATTTAACTTAATTTAAACCAAGGTAATATATATAGACTAATTGTAATAATAAGCAAATATAGTAGCTATTACCTTTCCAGCGTCTTGCCATGCAACACCAGTGAGAGCTTCAACCGAAAGAGCCCCAAGAACTCCCAACATGGCCCACCTTCCATGAATGAGCTCACACTCACGAAACCTCTGTATTCCAAACACCTCAGAATATGGCTGAAACGGCGTCGGATTGACATCATTGGTCTCAACCCTGACACCAATCACCTCTCCAGCCACGTTCTTGGCCAAATTCTGGTCCAAACCATCATAATCGTACTGTAAGTACTCGGCCGGTTTGGCAAACCCGAAAGGGTCGAAACCGCGGTCCCCGATCATGGAGCCATCGAGCCACTCTGGGGCCTCAGCCCCAGGGAACCACACTAGGCGATCATCGCTAGAATTGCCAGAAAATTTCTTGgatggaggaggaggaggaggcggTGGTGCCTTCTTCTTTCCGAATGGTAAGCTGAACCGGGCTTGGAACCTGGAGCCAGAGGAGGCTCCGGCTGCAGGGTTGTGGATCCGGGTTCCGAAGAAGTATGAGGTGGAAGCTGCTGAAGCGGCAGTGATGGTGGCCATAGGTAGTGCTGGGGTCAGAGGATGAAGTATCAACTATGTGTTTGGGGGGATGAAGTCAAGAGTGAAAGGGGTTATATGTGTGTGTGATAGGGAAAATTGTGTGATGGATGTTAAGTTTTGGGGCTATCTTTGCCTTATCTGTTGGACTAGAGGGTTTGGATGGTTAATGGCTTCTTCACCTTCTTTTGTGGGGTCGTCCTCTAATAAATCGTTTTTGTTCATTTTTTCTTATTCTTACATACCAATTCAATATGTACCACACCTATTTGGCTAGTGTGTAGTTAGTTAATGAAATTTCCTGAAGTTACCACACCACAATGTgttatatacatttaattaatatgtaatatgGAAAGAGCTAATAATTTATAGATAATTGTAATGAAGGATTTTGTCTGTAAAGTTTTTTCAGATCAATGAAAACTTTTGTTtaccaataaaaaaatcacTTCATAGATATCTTATATTGTGTTTTGGACACCTTATATACCACACTGTTATAGTGCTATTtgttatttcacaaataatctttttttttttttaaacagtatttcacaaataatctaatatagattaaatatgacAAATATAATTTACAATGAAactgatatatattatatgtgttCGGTAAATGAATTATTTGTTATATAGTTTATAAATGTTAAATCAAaatatatggttttttttttcgataTAATAAGTATTTTAAGctcatattttatatttttagctTGGTAAGAAAatgtaaacaaaaaaaaaatgtaaaagtttttttttttttttttttttttcaaacatacaGACTAAACAAACAATCTGCATCTAATCCTTCCTTCACTAGTCTctcttttgtattattttttctttctttccttctttaATTAGCTGGTAAATGTTACTTATTcttatttactttttcttttttaagaaaAGCGTGCATACATTAGATTAAAAACAGTCAGACCTtgcggtcattacaaaatatAGTTTCGGGCATAGAGGATAGAGGCCCAGAGCTGAACCTCTGATGGGAAAAAGCCCACTTGACTACATTATGGGCCATTAAATTACATTGTCTACTAACAAATTCAAAAATACATCCAATAAAGAAAGGGGAGGTGATTTTACAAAAAGAGACGTAGTTATCAATCTCCCACCGGGAATCCTTTCCATTAAGAGCATTGATCACCACCCTCGAATCACTCTCCAAAATAAGAAACTTGACACCGCGAGCTTTAGCTTCCTGAAGGGCCAGACAGCACGCCATCGCTTCCCCACAGAGAGCATTGGAGAATTCCAGCTTAGAAGTAACCACCCAGATCCCTTGCCAACGTGATCCCTTGCAACCACAGCCGCACACATGCTATCCAACCCCACTCTGATATCGCAATTCAGCTTCACCCAATCCTGCCCGGGGGGCGCCAAACTTCCTTCGGGCACGGTATGGCGCAAGGGAGCAAGTAAGCATgatgatctgcaaaagaagaCCGAATGGTATCAATACATTTTACAATATCAGCTGGACAATTATTATGTATCTTTTCATTCCGAGTTCGCCATATCTTGTCAATGATGAGCAATGCAAAAAGAAAAACTTCATGTTCATTTATACCTTTTTTCCTTAGGTCCCATAAGAATTTAACCCAGTCCCACATTCGTATACCAGTGTCAAAAATAGGGAAAATACCCCAAGGAGAGGACCGCCATAGGTGGAAGGCGAAATTATAACAAAGGAAAAGATGCTCCATAGTTTCAGTTTCCGTGCCACACAGGGGACAGCACTCATCCTCTATAGGGAACCTCCTACCTATTACCGAGCGAATTGGAAGAGCTTTGGATAGAATACACCACCAAAGAAACTTGAGTCTCTCAGGGATTTTACTATTCCACAGCTTATTCCACAAAGAGGGGGCCACCTCGCCTGGACTCACTCTATCCTCAGCCAGGGCTCTATAGGCTGATTTGCAGGAGTAACAGCCGTTACTTTCCAAAGTCCAGAACCAGATATCCTTGCCCGTGCCGGTTGGGCTACCCCCTTTCAGGATAGCAGAGACAGTTTCCTGATCGAAGTAACTATTAAGTTTTTAGATGTTCCATCTGCCATTAGTCTGAAGTAACTCAGCAACCTTGGACTCCCTATTCATAATCCGCCCATTTGGAGTGGGAGTAAATCCCTTTAGGTGCGCAATCCAAGGGTCAGACCATATGTTCGTCTCCTGACCATCAGCCACACGTTTACATGCACCCTTACAAATGATAGTTCTGGACTTAGTCACATTTTTCCAAAACCACGAGTCTGAAGCCTTCGGATCACAATCTAGAAAAGACTTACCCTTCAGGTATTTGGCTTCAAGAATACGACAGCATAAAGATTGGTTGCCTGTTAGGAGGTTCCACCCCCATTTAGCGAGGAAAGCCTGGTTCATTTCTTTAGATTTCCGGAATCCTAAACCTCCTAAAGACTTGGGGAGGCAAAGTTTATCCCAGGCTTTTAGGTACAAACCATGGTTTCCCTTATCCGAGCCCCACCAGAAATCACGCACCAATCCATCAATTTTAGTCGCAAGCAGATTAGATAACTTAGTAGGTTATTAGTGATTATTATATGTaatttgatgaatgataataTGTTATAATGATGGTTATTAGTTTGTGAATGATTATTTGTGTCTAATAATTTACGATTTCTAATTCTCTTGTTGTCTCTGTTTTTACTGTGATTCTTGTTCTCTTGTTATCTAAGAATTCTCTTGTTATGATCTATTAGTTTTTTCTATTGCTACTTATATTGTTATATGGCTATTGTAAAGACTCTTTATTAATCtttgttctttgtttttttttatttattgataatGATGTTTGACTATATTCATAAGAGTGAGatatattcttatttattttgtgattaCAGATTTATTCTCActtatttatttacattttgTTTACTGTAATGATAAATAGTAGTACTAATATTGTTTCAATAGTCATTGAGATGACGACAAGCACTATAATGATTATAAATCAAGTGaagaattaataataaaagaatgaCTGCAAATAATATTACAGGAACTAGCTACAATCCtgaaacaactcaaaacaactgAAATACAAATGAAGGAAGGTTACCAACCACTCTAAATCAAGGATAATAAAAAATTTGCTATTTTACATAAAGTTATTAACAAAGAAAACTGATTTCACACGATATTCATTGTGTGTGATACACATTCAACTacactgtaaagaccgcttagtttaatttggaaattagcagttaatcatgtttaattatgaaattatttatagctatttaaataattatatatactgttattattgaattatgagatgcattttatgtcagttagttgttttcataattttgcatttccggtgcccggtaacatggaactcggtgtttggctcagtaaaatcacaacttagtatgttagtagtttgggacggtttattagacattgggaatgtcgggaatggccgggaatttagaatttcccaaaaatacccctttagtgttatttatgtgattttagtgtggaggggcaaaatggtctttttgccccaatgatattttgtcctttagtggacttagtaaatgaattttatatgtttatttatgttattattggctgaaatgaagtggttatgtgagtagtagctttatttcattttaccaaaaaaaaaaaaaaaaattctaagttagaaaaaaattacaaaaaaaaaactc is a window from the Cannabis sativa cultivar Pink pepper isolate KNU-18-1 chromosome 1, ASM2916894v1, whole genome shotgun sequence genome containing:
- the LOC115706424 gene encoding chlorophyll a-b binding protein CP29.3, chloroplastic, translated to MATITAASAASTSYFFGTRIHNPAAGASSGSRFQARFSLPFGKKKAPPPPPPPPSKKFSGNSSDDRLVWFPGAEAPEWLDGSMIGDRGFDPFGFAKPAEYLQYDYDGLDQNLAKNVAGEVIGVRVETNDVNPTPFQPYSEVFGIQRFRECELIHGRWAMLGVLGALSVEALTGVAWQDAGKVELIEGSSYLGQPLPFSLTTLIWIEVLVIGYIEFQRNAELDPEKRLYPGGQFFDPLGLAAKSPEEFERLQLAEIKHSRLAMIAFLIFGIQAAVTGKGPISFIATFTK